The region cccccaccttacctccttcccttccccacagcacctgtatatatgtatatatgtttgtacgtatttgttactctattttacttgtacatatttattctattttattttgttaatatgttttgttttgttctctgtctcccccttctagactgtgagcccactgttgggtagggactgtctctatgtgttgccaacttgtacttcccaagcgcttagtacagtgctctgcacacagtaagcgctcaataaatacgattgaatgaatgaatgaataaatcccggctctgctacattcattcagtagtatatatcgagcgcttactgtgtgcagagcagtgttggccgtgtggccttgggcaaattaacttcacttctctgggcctcgttccctcctctgtaaaatggggattaagactgtgagccccacgttgggcagggactgtgtccaacttgattgttttgtatctaccctagtgattagaacggtgctgggcacaaagtaagtgcttagcaagtaccgtgactgttattattaccagtctcCCTTTCTTGTCCTCAGGTTTGGGAACAATGGGCCGAGGCATCGTAGTTTCTCTGGCAAGGGCCAATATCCCAGTGATCGCTGTGGAGCAGGACCAGAAACAACTGGAACTGGCTAGGAGAGCGATATCCTTCCTCTTGGAGCTGGAGGCTTCCAAAATGCAGGAAAGCGGCCAGAGCTGGGCCGCCCCGAAGCCCAGGTTCACTATGTccctggaggagctgggggaggtggATTTAGTTATCGAGGCCGTGTTTGAGGAAATCGGCTTAAAGAAACAGGTTTTCAGCCAACTGTCAGCAATCTGCAAGCCAGAGGCCTTCCTCTGCACCAACACGTCGGCCCTAAACATCGACGAGATCGCTTCCTCCACCCGGCATCCTCACCGGGTCATCGGCACTCACTTCttctccccggcccacgtcatgacCTTGCTGGAGGTCATCCCCGGCCGCCACTCGTCTCCCACCGCTATCGCCACCGTCATGAGCCTAGCCAAAACCATGAAGAAAGTCGGGGTCGTGGTAGGGAACTGCTTTGGATTCGTCGGGAACCGGATGCTGTTTCCGTATATCCAGCAGACCTGTTTCTTGCTGGAAGAGGGCAGTCAGCCGGAGGAGGTAGACCGGGTCCTGGAGGAGTTCGGCTTCAGGATGGGCCCCTTCAGAGTGTCCGACCTGGCCGGGCTCGATGTAGGTTGGAAATCCCGGCAGGGCCAGGGCCTGACTGGGCCCACCCTGGCTCCGGGGACCCCGGCTCGGCAACGGGACGGGAAAAGGTACTGCCCGATCGCCGATGCGCTGTGCGAACAGGGGAGGTTCGGTCAGAAGACCGGCAAAGGCTGGTACCAGTACGACAGACCCATGGGCAGGATTCCCAAGCCAGATCCGTGGCTTTCGAAATTCTTGTCCGACTACCGGAAAGCGCACCGCATCGAAACCCGCCCCGTCAGCCGGGACGAGATCTTGGAGCGCTGCCTGTATGCCCTCATCAACGAAGGCTTCCGCATCTTAGGAGAAGGAATAGCGGCCGGCCCGGAACACATCGACTGCATTTACGTCAATGGCTTCGGGTGGCCAAAGCACACGGGGGGCCCCATGTTTTATGCTTCTACGGTTGGCCTGCCCACCATCCTGGAAAAATTGCAGAAGTACTACAGAAGCAATCCCGATATCCCCCAGCTAGAGCCTAGCCGCCTTCTGAAAAAGCTGGCCGCCCAGGGAAACCCTCCCCTGCACCAGTGGAAGAGCTTGGTGGGGTGGCAGGCCAGTAAACTGTAACTTCACGTAATCCCGCTCTTTCAGTTGCATCTCTAGCTGGTGAAGCTGGCAGGCTGCCTCACAGCGTGAGTTGCATCTTAGAAAAAAACAATGGTTTGAAACAGAAATACAAAGCAAGTTGAATCAAGAAGCGTGACCGTTCCTTCTGCAAGATTTTTATGTGGTGAATCCAGTAATTAAAAGCTTTAAAATGTCCTGAGAATCCTATATGTGTCGAGGGGGAAACTAGTCAGCTAGAAGTTTCTGAAGATTCTGGATCGTTTCGTAAAATACATTTTCAGATCTATGGGAGGGGAGTTTATTACTACAGGTAAGCCAAGTGCTTCTTGGAAAAGTAGCCCTGAGAGCTCTGGGAATGGAAGTAATAGTAGAGAGGCAGCAGAAAACAAATCCACCTAAGCAgtaaaaagtaataaataaataaggcacCTTTAAGCTTAGTTTTAGTATCGGTGCAGGCAAATCTCATGATATGGGGCAGACCATAAACCAGATCGCTGTTCTTCTAGTCACTGAAGAGTGGCAGGCCTTACCTTGGAGCAGCAGAGGTGATTTTTCCTTTCAAGCAAAATGACTTGGAGAAATATTCGAAATGGCCTTTGGAATCCAGTTGAGCCTTTAAGAGAAACTTCAGAGATTGATTGGGAAGTTGGAGCTATTTTGTCTATCATCAACTGTATGTTTCCGTTGTAATTTTTTTTCATGCTCAagcattaaaaataaaacttttgaggtgatggtggttaGCCTTTGTTCATTATGATGAGAGGAAGCAATCCTCACATCCTGCTGTGTACAGAACCTGAACTTGCTTGAAATTTGTGGGAGTGGTACGGTAGAGAGAGTGAAACCATCAGACTTGAGCTCTTTAAAAgtcttcccctcacctccccaactcccttccaCCCTTAGATCCACTCACCCTTCTTGTCCATCTCTCAAAAGCAGATCTTCCACTTAATCGCAAAATCTACATCCTCTATCTACCTCTGCCTTCTCATCTTCTAAAAGAACTTGTGCCAATctatccgtcatatttattgagcacttactttgggtaagtgcttgtaagagtacagtataacagacacattccctgcccacacaaactCATGGTTTACAGGGAGAATgagcccggtatgggcagggattatttctatttgttgccgaattgtactttccaagcgcttagtacagtgctcagcgctcagtaaatatgactgaatgaatgaaattaaatttTAGCTatgcacattaagtgctgtggggctgagggtggggtgaataaagagtgcaatttCAAGTGCAAGCAGGATGcaggagaaagtgggagaagaggaaataagagctcatttggagaaggcctcttggaggaaatgtgatcttaataaggcgtTGGAGATGGGGACAGTGGTCGTCTGTtggtatgaagggaaagggagttcctggtcaagaggcaggatgtgggcgaggggttggcggcaagatagatgagagtgcgattcagtgagtaggttggcattagaggagtgaagcgtgggtTGGGTTGAAGttagaaatcagagaggtaacgtaggagggggcaaggtgatcgagtgctctGAAGcaattggtaaggagtttctgtttgttgtggaggtggatgggccaacactggaggcttttgaggaatggggaaacatgagctTAACGGTTTtggagaaaaacaatccaggcagagtGAATATGGAccgaagtagggagaggcaggaggcggtGAGGTCAGCAAGTTGGCTGATGCATAGATAAGGCAGGTTATGATAAGTCCGCAGAttagcatggtagtagtttggattgaTAGGAAAGCTgctcctttttcttcccttcttgacCACCATTTTCAACTGCTGCCTCTGGTAGGGCCTTTCCACCTGTCTTCCAacactcgcctgtcccgccatcgacccccggcccacgtcctcccccgggcctggaatgccctccctctgcccctccgccaagctagctctcttcctcccttcaaggccctgctgagagctcacctcctccaggaggccttcccacactgagccccttccttcctctccccctcgtcccccctccatccccccatcttacctccttcccttccccacagcacctgtatatatgtatatatggttgtgcatatttattactctatttatttatttatttatttattttacttgtacatttctatcctatttattttatttttttggtatgtttggttttgttctctgcctcccccttttagactgtgagcccactgttgggtagggactgtttctatgtgttgccaatttgtacttcccaagcgcttagtacagtgctctgcacatagtaagcgctcaataaatacgattgattgattgattgattgattccaacactcccacacttcccctctcccaaatAGAAAACCCCTCTGGGTACCATCCAGCTATTACCCCAACTTCCTCTTCCCAGTCCTGTCAAAACTTCTTGAACAGGTTGTACACACCCATGGCCTCCACTTCCCTCTTCCGACTCCATTCTTCACCCTCTCCTCCTTACTGCATTTTCCAAGTTTCACCAGTGACCTGCCAAAGCCAACAAGACTGTACTCTGCCTTACtcctcctcagctgccttcactatgaaccattcccttctccttgaaattctGCCACAATTCTCTATTTGCTGTCCTCTAACCTTTCTGGCTGATGTTTCTCTCGTTCTCTCTGGCGGGcatatcctctgcctcccaccccaaggTTGTATCCTTTAAGGCTACAATCtacccgtcatatttattgagcacttactttgggcacttactttctgcacctcttctcttctcacttgacttgttagagaagcagcgtggctcagtggaaagagcctgggttttggagtcagaggtcagttgtcagctctgtgacttagggtaagtcacttcacttctctgtgcctcagtgacctcatctgtaaatggggattaagactgtgagcaccctgtgggacaacctgatcaccttgtaacctccccagtgattagaacagtgctttgcacatagtaagcacttaataaatgccattattgttattattattgtgtcttcaGACAGCTCATCTGCTCCTCTGGCTTTAAGTCTCACATCTATGGAGATGACTTACAAATCTAGCTCACTAACCccaacctctcacctcctctgcaattttgcatttcctcttgcctcctggTCATCTCTTCAGGATGTCTAAAGCTTAAGCACAATATGTCTAATactaaactccttaccttccctcttaAATCCTCTCCACCatcttaactttcccatcacagttgaccttctccgtgtctcaagcctataaccttggcattatcctgtcttccaggaagaagaaaaatcagcctggcctagtggagtgactgagagtcaggagacctggtttctaattccggctctgtcactcgtctgggttcacttcagtggttgcccaaaaCTCTCCACATCAAGAAGAAAATCCTGACTGTTGAAATTGAGATACTCCATCAGTTCTCCCcttatccactcccttctctcagTACATCCCAACTTGCTTTTTTCATTCTTCTCAAAAGAGATCACTCAGTTTGAGAAAGAGGTGGGTGGCAGGAGAGACACGAACTGGCCTAGAAAtccttccttttcatttccaGTAGACGATGAAAATAAGGTATGCCAATTATGACAACCATAAAAGCCTGAAACAGTGTCACTGTGTGGCATTATTTGTTGTCCGGGAATACAAAAACATTAAAAGCAGGTGTTTAAGAATAATGGAGGAATAATGGAGGGGTACTTTAGAGAGAGAAAAACCTATTAACAACAACTCCCCAGCTATGGAGAGAGTGAGGCTCATATgaggcaggggttgtgtccaacctgattatcttaaatctgccccagagcttagcacaatgcttggcacatagagagtccTTAACAATTGCTAGAGAAAAAGTGGAGACACTAGTAAGTTCTTGCTTGCCATTTGAATCACTGCAGCTGGAGGGACCAAAAATCGATAATTTTGATGCTTTCTATAGACAGAGGAATCGGAAGCTGATCAAAACCAggaaatcatcaatcgtgttcCAGGTGTTTCTGAGTCCTTTACTCCCTGGAAACGGccccctctaaaatctccagtaacCTCCCTTTGCCTAATCAAAAGGGCTCTACTCCATCGTAGTAGTTCTcatcatcctccttcccctccccacaacacctgtctatgtgcttgtacagatttaccactctattttacttgtacatatttactattatattttgttaatgatgtgcatctagctttatttgctctgacaacttgacacctgtccacatgttatgttgtctgtctcccccttctagactgtgagcctgttgttgagtagggaccgtctctatatgttgccgatttgtacttcccaagcgcttagtacagtgctctgcacacagtaagtgctcaataaaaacgattgaatgaatgaatgaatgacacatccacatgttttgttatgttgtctgtctcccccttctagactgtgagcctgttgttgagtagggaccatctctatatgttgccgatttgtacttcccaagcgcttagtacagtgctctgcacacagtaagtgctcaataaatacagttgaatgaatgaatgaatgatgtgcatctagctttatttgttctgacaacttgacacctgtccacgtgttttgttatgttgttgtctgtctcccccttctagactgtgagcctgttgttgagtagggaccgtctctatatgttgccgatttgtacttcccaagcgcttagtacagtgctctgcacacagtaagcgctcaataaatacagttgaatgaatgaatgaatctcagttgcctttgacactggggaTGACTCCCTTTTCTCTGAAGCataatctaactttggcttcactgacaccgccTTTCCTGATTCTGCTCCTAGCCCTCTGGCCTctcctactctgcctcccaccctctaaccctgggggtccttcaaggctcaTTTTTAggtcttctattccccatctacacccacttccttggagaactcgttcgctcccacagcttcaactaccatctctatgtggaggattccccaatctacctctccagcctcggcctttccatctctttcattcattcaatcgtatttattgagcgcttactgtgtgcagagcactggactaagcgcttgggaagtacaagttggcaacatatagaggtggtccaggcccagcaacgggctcacagtctggaagggggagacggacaacaaaacaaaacatgtggacaggtgtcaggtcatcagaataaataaaaataaagctagatgcacattattaacaaatagaacagtaaatatgtacaagtaaagtaaatagagtaataaatctgtacaaacatatatacaggtgctgtggggaggggaaggaggtagggcgggggggatggggaggaggagagaaaaaagggggctcagcctgggaaggcctcctggaggaggtgagctctcagtagggctttgaagggaggaagagagctagcttggcggacgttgggagggagggcattccaggccagggggaggacgtgggccgggggtcgacggcgggacaggcgagaacgaggcccagtgaggaggtgagcggcggcagaggagcggagggcgcgggctgggctggagaaggacagaagggaggtgaggtaggagggggcgaggggatggacagccttgaagcccagggtgaggagtttttgcttgatgcataggttgactggcagccactggagatttttgaggaggggagtaacgtgcccagagcgtttctgcacaaagatgatccaggcagcagcgtgaagtatagactgaagtggggagagacaggaggatgggagatcggagaggaggctgatgcagtaatccattcgggttaggatgagagattgaaccagcaaggtagcggtttggatggagaggaaagggcggatcttggcgatgttgcggaggtgagactggcaggttttggtgacgggttaaatgtgaggggtgaatgagagagcggagtcgaggatgacaccaaggctgcaggtttgtgaggcaggaaggatggtcttggatatcctgctgtaacttcaaacttatcatgtccaaaacagaacgcctcatctgttcacccaaaccttgtccttctccaaactttcccataactgttgacaacactactaacctccctgtctcactagcCTCTGACCTTagtattatcctcaacttatctttctcattcaaagtttctcatctttctcatctttctcgtTCAGTCTTTCACCAATTCCTGCCGGTTCTTCGttcacatttccaggatctgcctcttctccatccaaactgctaccatgttgattcaagcccatcctatccctccttcacTGCTGCATCGGcctctgctgacctcccagcctcctgtctctcccctctcgagtcattcattcattcagtcgtatttattgagcgcttactatgtgcggagcactgtactaagcacttggaaagtacaatacagaaagaaagaggcaatccctgccgacaatgggctcacagtctgaggggggcgggggaaaaGACATCgatacaagttaacaggcatcaatataaataaagagaattacagatgtacacatatacacataagtgctgcagggtggagggggggaggagcaaaagaagcaagtcagggtgtggtgtgaccttgggcaagtcacttcattgtgcctcagttacctcatctggaaaatggggatggagccccaGGTAGGGCCACCTGATtgccctggatctaccccagcgcttataacagtgcttggcacatagtgtgggcttcagttccctcatctgtaaaatggggatgaagatggtgagccccccgtgggacaaccgcatcaccttgtaacctccccagcgcttagtacagtgctttgcacatattaagtgcttattaaatgccattattattgttattagtagtaagcccttaacaaattccatcattattattcagacagGACCGCCTGTCACCCATCATCCGGggagacgggttcgttcagtaatcggcgcgGCGAGAGGGTGTCCATTCTGCTGctccgatcatttttctaaaaaaacggcccagtccatgtcctccctcactcataaacctccagtggctgtccatccatctcttcatcaaatagaaactcctttccatcagcttttccctcactcatgaacctccagtggcaATCCATCcttcatcaaatagaaactcctttccatcagctttaagaacttggtcagttctcctcttcctgctttaTCTCAGTGATCTACTACATCccatcttcattcctctcaacctACTTACTATACCACCATCTTATCTTTCTCACcattgatcccttgcccacatcctcctcctggcctggaagtccctccccattCGTATCCAAGACTCCCGATCTTCAGTGCTCTACTAAAATATTTCAGATTTCAGAGATCTACCCAGAATAAGCCCTCactttctccattccccccaccccactgcctttGGCATCACCTAGACACTTAAAtctgtaccttttttttttaatggtatttgttaagcacttactatgtgcaaagcactgttctaagcgctgcgggatacaaggtgatcaggttgtcccacatggggctcacagtcttcatccccattttacagatgagggaactgaggcacagagaagtgaagtgactaccttTTAAACACGTGGCTTTTCACCTCATCCCCACCGCACTTATAtacctgtttgtacagatgtattactctatttattttacttgtacatatttactattctatttattttattttgttaatatgtttagttttgttgtctgtctcccccttctagactgtgagcccgctgttgggtagggaccatcttgttgccaacttgttgccaactttcccaagcacttagtacagtgctctacacacagtaagtgctcaataattacgattgaatgaatgaatgttgtctgtctcccccttctagactgtgagcccgctgttgggtagggaccgtctctctataataataataatgatggagtttattaagcacttactatgtgcaaagcactgttctaagcgctggggaggttacaaggtgatcaggttgtcccacatagggctcacagtcttaatccccattctacagatgaggcaactgaggcccagagaagtgaagtgacttgcccaaagttacacaactgacaagtggtggagtgggcatttgaacccatgagctctgactccaaagcccatgctctttcctctgagccatgctgctttatgttgccaacttgtacttcccaagtgcttagtacagtgctctgcacacagtaagggctcaataaatatgattgaatgaatgaatatacctatccacctgtaatttattttaatgtctgtttccccttctagtctgtaagctccttgagggcagggattacatctactctATGGTAGGCTCCCAAGAcctcagtacagtggcctgcacacttaataaatttcattcacTGAGTGATCGATTGGAGGAATTCAAGTATTCTGAATTTGTAGACGATGTTCCACAAGTCTTACTCGGGATACAGGAAGaaatctaccaagcgcttagtccagtgctctgcgcacagaaagcgctcaataaatacgattgaatgaatgaatgaatctatcctgaACCTATTTTTGCTAATATAAGTGGCGTCTTCCTCTGCCTTTGGCCACCCCGAGAATTACGGAACAAGTGTCCCAGCTTTCAGGAAATTCCATTTCAAAGCTCCAAGTCAGCGGCTGCTCTCTGCAAATATTCCCCCTCAGACAGTCTTCATCCAGGATGAAAAAACGAAAAAAGGCCTCTGTTTGGATTGGTGTCCCCGCAGGACCAAACCCCAAGAGAGAGTCTATTGTTTTATCTCTTTTTCTTGACGCGTCCCTCCTCGTAGCGTCCGGAAAATAAGCAGCTGGGGCCGTGGATAGGATTTTCAAGTCTTGTCAAATAATCCAAGGCACTGCTGTTGCCATGCAGTATTTCCTCCCTGCGTTCCTTTAAATTTATAATAGTCTGTTAGGGTTGGGCAAAATGGCAATGGACACTTGTGGGAATGCCCACACAAATCATTGGATTGTCTTTTCCAAGTGGGTCTGGAAGTGTTTGCTGTATCAGCTCGTGGGTTGCAGGTTCCAGCAAGAACTGGTGATAGAAATTGCACCAAATTACCCGCATCGGTTTTAATGTCTCAAGCAGCAAtttaaccaaccaaccaatcgtatttattgagcgcttactgtgtgcagagcactgtacgaagcgcttgggaagtacaagttggcaacatatagagacggtccctacccaacagtgggctcacagtctaaaagggggaggcagcagACAGTCAGTGGGGCTTTCTGAACATAGtgtcattaatcagtcaatcaatcatgttttcaatcaatcatttttatcgactgagggcagaacaccatacaaagctcttgggaaagtgccaaCAATgagccaacaacgagcttacagtctagaggggaagacagacattattacatTATAATCAGTGAGTGATTGATACAATCACTGAATATTAAATCACAGCTATGttccttcaattcattcagtggtatttattgagtgcttactgtgtgcaaagcactgtactaaatgctggaacatGTCCCCGGCGCTTGGAGCGGTgcttttgcacatcatcatcatcatcatcaatcgtatttattgagcgcttactatgtgcagagcactgtcctaagcgcttgggaagtacaagttggcaacatatagagacggtccctacccaacagtgggctcacagtctaaaagggggagacagagaacaaaaccaaacatgctaacaaaataaaataaatagaatagatatgtacaagtaaaatacataaatagagtaataaatatgtgcaaacatatatacatggtgGGCGCTTggtgaatgccatcatcattattatcccagctctgccacttgcctgccacgtgaccttgggtgaggcaCTTTACTTTTCCagcccttagtttcctcatctgtaaaatggggatgatacctctttttcccctcttacTTCGAATGCGGGCCCCACGTGgatcgacagggactgtgtctggcctgatctaTCTGgtctgtaccccagcgcttagtacggagctcggcacacagtaaacacgtcATTatccattccttcagtcgtatctattagagaagtagcgtggctcagtggaaagagtccgggctttggagtcagaggtcagaggttcaaatcccggctccgccaatgtcagctgtgtgacttggggtaagtcacttcacttctctgggcctcagttccctcatctggaaaatggggatgaagactgggagccccacgtgggacaatctgatcaccttgtatcctccccagcgcttagaacagtgcattgtgcatagtaagcgcttaacaaatgccatttatatatatataatctatctagatatatagataacaaatgccattatatatatataatctatctagatatctagatatagatatctagatatagatatctagatatagatagatagatagatctagatatatatagatatatctatatctagatatctatatctagatatctatatctatctagatatctagatatctagatatctatatctatatatatatatatatctcatatatctagatatctatatatctatctagatatatatagatagatagatctagatatatctagatatatatgtatctagatatatatatatatctagatctatctatctatatatatctagatatctatatctagatatctatatctatctatctatctatctatctatctatctatctatctatctatatatatatataatctgctGTGGGTCTGGGCCATGGCggtggaaaagggagtgggaaaagaggaaatcagagttaattcagggaaggccacttggaggagatgtgccttcaataagcctttaaaagtgggaagagtcattgtcgaacatgaaaaaggagggcaggaagagtgtttcgagtcagaggcaggatgtgggcaagatgttggtggtgagatataggagagatggaggtagagtgagaagattagcattagatgtgccaagtgtgcgggctgggttgtagtaagagagtaggaggtgagataggagtggggtaaggtgattaagtgatttaaagacaatggtgaggaatttctttttgatgtggagatcatcatcatcatcaatcgtatttattgagtgcttactgtgtgcagagcactgtactaagtgcttgggaagtacaagttggcaacatatagagacagtccctacccaacagtgggctcacagtcgaaaatggataggcaacctctggaagttcttgaggagggggggaaacatggcctgtttttgtagaaaaatgattcaggcagtaatgtgaagtacagattggagtggggagagacaggaggctgggcagtcagcaaggaggctgctacattttacctgtgcatatttactattctatttattttgttaatgatgtgcatctagctttctttctatttcttctgatgacttgacacctgtccacatgtttcgttttgttgcctgtctcccccttatatcagtcaatcaatcaatcgtatttattgagcacttactgtgtgcagagcactgtacgaagcgcttgggaagtgcaagttggcaacatatagagacggtccctacccaacagtgggatcacagtctagaagggggagacagagaacaaaaccaagcatattaacaaaataaaataaaaagaatagatatgtacaagtaaaataaataaataaataaataga is a window of Tachyglossus aculeatus isolate mTacAcu1 chromosome 1, mTacAcu1.pri, whole genome shotgun sequence DNA encoding:
- the EHHADH gene encoding peroxisomal bifunctional enzyme, translating into MADYSRPRASVALIRIRNPPVNSLSEAVILGLREGVKKAERDSGVKAIVICGADGMFSAGADIHGFQTGKFSTVLGMLVDKLQDMEKPVVAAIEGMALGGGLEVSLGCHYRIAHAKALVGFPEVIIGLLPGARGTQLLPRLIGVPAALDMITSGRHVMAPEALKLGLLDQIVKSDPVEAAITFAEQISGQSTESRRIFNKQVPELPNMDSIFSEAYLKMKKKFPGCISREACVRAVQASVRYPYPLGIEKEKDLFLFLYASGQAKALQYVFFAQRLTSKWSTPSGASWKNSSAQPIRSAAVIGLGTMGRGIVVSLARANIPVIAVEQDQKQLELARRAISFLLELEASKMQESGQSWAAPKPRFTMSLEELGEVDLVIEAVFEEIGLKKQVFSQLSAICKPEAFLCTNTSALNIDEIASSTRHPHRVIGTHFFSPAHVMTLLEVIPGRHSSPTAIATVMSLAKTMKKVGVVVGNCFGFVGNRMLFPYIQQTCFLLEEGSQPEEVDRVLEEFGFRMGPFRVSDLAGLDVGWKSRQGQGLTGPTLAPGTPARQRDGKRYCPIADALCEQGRFGQKTGKGWYQYDRPMGRIPKPDPWLSKFLSDYRKAHRIETRPVSRDEILERCLYALINEGFRILGEGIAAGPEHIDCIYVNGFGWPKHTGGPMFYASTVGLPTILEKLQKYYRSNPDIPQLEPSRLLKKLAAQGNPPLHQWKSLVGWQASKL